In Salisediminibacterium beveridgei, one DNA window encodes the following:
- the rpiA gene encoding ribose-5-phosphate isomerase RpiA, whose product MIEQDQQKANAAREALTHVRSGMVLGLGTGSTFNHFLTLLAERIKAEGLNVKGVPTSLKTARLAREAGIPLIELDEASTIDLAVDGTDVADEQFHLIKGGGGSLYREKKVLQEAGQRVILLEEDKFTTTISGPATVPVEVVPFGSTKTRRELTASGADCKYRLDGEVQFVTDNGNYIFDCTYHDITDIEALHQKVKLMHGVVETGIFVDMADALIIGKKDGSVETHKRTLGL is encoded by the coding sequence ATGATAGAACAGGATCAGCAAAAGGCAAATGCTGCAAGGGAAGCGCTGACACATGTGCGCTCCGGCATGGTGTTAGGTTTAGGGACCGGCAGCACATTCAACCATTTTTTAACACTTCTTGCCGAGCGGATCAAAGCGGAGGGGCTGAACGTAAAGGGCGTACCGACGTCTTTGAAAACGGCCCGCCTCGCCCGGGAAGCAGGGATTCCCCTCATCGAACTGGATGAGGCATCCACCATCGATCTGGCGGTGGATGGCACGGATGTGGCCGATGAGCAGTTTCATTTAATCAAAGGCGGCGGGGGTTCACTCTACCGGGAGAAAAAGGTGCTGCAAGAGGCAGGGCAACGGGTGATTCTCCTCGAAGAAGACAAATTCACCACAACGATCAGTGGACCGGCGACGGTTCCGGTGGAAGTGGTGCCCTTCGGTTCGACAAAGACCCGGAGGGAACTGACCGCGTCAGGGGCTGACTGCAAATACCGCTTGGATGGTGAGGTACAGTTTGTGACGGATAATGGGAACTACATTTTTGACTGCACGTATCACGATATTACGGACATCGAAGCACTGCATCAAAAGGTCAAGCTGATGCATGGCGTGGTTGAAACCGGGATCTTTGTCGATATGGCAGATGCCCTCATCATCGGAAAAAAAGACGGAAGCGTCGAGACGCATAAACGCACGCTGGGGCTGTGA
- a CDS encoding helix-turn-helix transcriptional regulator gives MNEHGEMTNQLPVLRAKHGYSQKDVAEKVGVSRQTIASLEKNKYNPSLKLAFELALLFEVDLQEVFQYQMKEES, from the coding sequence ATGAACGAGCATGGCGAAATGACAAATCAACTGCCTGTACTGAGAGCAAAGCACGGGTACTCGCAAAAAGATGTGGCCGAGAAAGTGGGCGTCAGCCGTCAGACAATCGCTTCATTGGAAAAAAACAAGTACAACCCATCGCTGAAGCTGGCATTTGAACTGGCCCTGTTGTTTGAAGTGGATCTGCAGGAAGTTTTTCAATATCAAATGAAGGAGGAATCGTAA
- a CDS encoding LuxR C-terminal-related transcriptional regulator — translation MQKHEVNQRPLTEPAPIGRVQEFEVFEAFRRCDETRILNMHGQGGIGKTYLLHAFERRSFHYGDTFIRMDSLDFTHTPQDFVRHLNLLLGSYIAPVKEADPSMFEVKQKLTELSQSTQVIIAIDNYEKMAEIDRWFRQFFLTHSDPAVKVIISGRLPLQGEWVEFPVWAAKIRTMPLRFFNREEITAFLKQQNITEQSTIHSLHDFTEGHPLALTLAGMSAKENGALGSYVNGDSIQQVLLTLTRRWLEEVESDALLELIEAAAMVRYFNQHTLSEILERNVPYQQFIALTNLSFVQRLKEHWSIHELIQDAIKVDLVQRSPERYNRLKQKVIGYYKKRLIKTKHPDDIAMFFYHIGDELIQSVFFHSKPTSGRKFYLEQVDEYNFDDVLHFYEKKKDDVSVSKAQFYNRVSNQTFRFFASYEHNKTELELIGPDYIRKMGLDSTKLLRDYTGQIHAMSIVVPVHHGTIHALTDEPVSRAYFRQLSKADWDNLNRPKDDTKAYFIRFLDYVDPGDHDARIALMYDLLPLLLTGAKIIVSSPLPFFQALVKSFGFSEIPAAQHDDFGPDSISRTYELDLAADQLAEYMSSLTEDVTETNHYRHAADCLQLTGREGEILTLIMEGFSNSAIAKKLFVAEITVKKHNSRIFAKAGVKNRAQLVKKVMEQSQ, via the coding sequence ATGCAGAAGCACGAGGTAAACCAGAGGCCGCTGACGGAACCCGCCCCGATTGGCAGAGTTCAAGAATTCGAGGTGTTTGAGGCGTTTCGCCGCTGTGACGAGACGAGGATTTTGAACATGCACGGACAGGGGGGCATTGGGAAGACGTACTTGCTTCACGCGTTTGAACGGCGATCATTCCATTACGGCGACACGTTCATTCGCATGGACAGCCTGGACTTTACCCATACGCCGCAGGATTTCGTCCGGCATCTGAACCTGTTACTCGGCTCCTATATCGCACCGGTCAAGGAAGCGGACCCGTCGATGTTTGAAGTGAAACAGAAACTCACGGAACTTTCGCAGTCGACACAGGTGATCATTGCCATCGACAATTACGAGAAAATGGCTGAGATCGACCGGTGGTTTCGGCAGTTCTTCCTGACACATTCGGACCCTGCGGTGAAAGTGATCATCTCCGGACGGCTCCCGCTTCAGGGCGAATGGGTGGAGTTTCCGGTTTGGGCCGCAAAAATCCGGACGATGCCACTCCGGTTTTTCAACAGAGAAGAAATCACGGCGTTTCTCAAACAGCAAAACATCACCGAACAGAGCACGATCCACTCCTTGCATGATTTTACGGAAGGTCACCCCCTTGCCCTGACGCTCGCGGGCATGTCGGCCAAAGAAAACGGTGCACTGGGCAGCTATGTAAATGGCGACTCGATCCAACAGGTGCTTCTGACACTGACGAGGCGCTGGCTTGAAGAAGTGGAAAGTGATGCGCTCCTCGAACTGATCGAAGCGGCGGCGATGGTAAGGTACTTTAACCAGCACACGCTGTCTGAGATTCTTGAACGCAACGTGCCCTACCAGCAGTTCATCGCACTCACAAACCTGTCGTTCGTCCAACGGCTTAAAGAGCACTGGAGCATTCACGAGCTGATCCAGGACGCCATCAAAGTGGATCTGGTACAGCGCTCACCGGAACGGTACAATCGACTGAAACAGAAAGTGATCGGGTATTACAAAAAACGCCTGATCAAAACGAAACACCCCGACGATATCGCGATGTTTTTTTATCATATCGGGGATGAACTCATTCAGTCCGTTTTTTTTCATTCCAAACCCACATCCGGGCGTAAATTTTATCTCGAGCAGGTCGATGAGTACAACTTTGACGATGTCCTTCATTTTTACGAAAAAAAGAAAGACGATGTCAGCGTCAGTAAAGCACAGTTTTATAACCGCGTCTCCAACCAGACCTTTCGTTTTTTTGCGTCCTATGAGCATAACAAAACAGAGCTCGAGTTAATCGGCCCTGACTACATCCGGAAAATGGGGCTCGATTCCACCAAACTGTTACGGGATTATACCGGTCAGATCCACGCCATGTCGATCGTCGTCCCCGTTCACCACGGCACGATCCACGCGTTAACTGATGAACCGGTCTCAAGGGCCTATTTCAGACAGTTATCCAAGGCGGACTGGGACAACCTGAACCGTCCGAAAGATGACACAAAAGCCTACTTCATCCGCTTTCTGGACTATGTCGATCCTGGTGATCACGACGCACGCATCGCACTCATGTACGATTTACTGCCCCTGTTGTTAACCGGGGCCAAGATCATCGTTTCCTCGCCGCTGCCGTTTTTCCAGGCGCTCGTAAAGAGCTTCGGCTTCTCGGAAATCCCCGCCGCGCAGCACGACGATTTCGGTCCGGACAGCATATCCCGGACGTACGAACTCGATCTCGCCGCTGATCAGTTGGCAGAATACATGAGCAGTCTGACAGAAGACGTTACAGAAACGAACCACTACCGGCACGCCGCAGACTGCCTGCAGTTGACGGGGCGTGAAGGCGAGATCTTGACTTTGATTATGGAAGGATTCTCGAACAGCGCGATAGCAAAAAAACTGTTCGTCGCTGAGATCACCGTCAAAAAACACAACTCCAGAATTTTCGCCAAAGCCGGCGTGAAAAACCGCGCCCAACTGGTGAAGAAAGTCATGGAACAGTCTCAATAA
- a CDS encoding DUF4870 domain-containing protein, translating into MSDDMGSTVKSGSSDAEDNKVMAVLAYLGILVLVPLLAAKESRFAQYHANQGLVLFIAGIGGFIVLSIFSTITSMILGNIPVLGALVGLFLGGLLYFIAWIAVMILVIMGILNAVKGEEKPLPVIGKYNLLKLDQGGQSA; encoded by the coding sequence ATGTCAGACGATATGGGTTCAACAGTGAAATCAGGATCGAGTGATGCGGAAGACAATAAGGTGATGGCGGTACTGGCTTACCTTGGGATTCTCGTCTTGGTCCCGCTCCTTGCTGCGAAAGAATCGCGCTTTGCCCAGTATCATGCCAATCAAGGGCTGGTGCTGTTTATCGCGGGGATTGGCGGCTTTATCGTCCTGTCGATCTTTTCCACGATCACCAGCATGATCCTGGGTAACATCCCTGTATTGGGCGCACTGGTCGGGTTATTCCTCGGCGGGTTATTGTATTTCATTGCCTGGATCGCCGTCATGATCCTCGTGATCATGGGGATTTTGAACGCGGTTAAAGGGGAAGAAAAGCCGCTGCCGGTGATTGGGAAATACAATTTGCTGAAACTGGATCAGGGCGGACAGTCTGCATAA